The genomic window CAGGGACTAGATGCAAGCTAAAAATTGGTTAAAACAACTGTGTTTTCTATAGCAGTCACACCAATGAGGTCTCGTTTACAACCTTCTGGCCCTTTTGTCCTACCACAGCCTTTCAAAGGAGCCAAGGCCTCCACTACCCACTCCAAGTGCTCCTTTGCTTACTCAGTGATCACCTCCGGTGCCTTCGTCTCCTGCTCGCACTTCTGCGACTACGActcctttctctcctgtccCGCCTACGTTCCCTACTGCGCGTTCTTCTGTAACGGGAACGCCTGGGGCTGGCACTTCTTCGACGAGGACTGCGGCTTCGGCGAGGGCTGTAACTTCTGCTGGAGCGTCTGTAATacctcctttctttcctgtgcttttcaTCCTGGTAACTCACATCTCTTCTGTGTCTGCTGCTCTCTCGTCTACCCTTACTCTCATCACTGTTTATGCTGCTACATGAACggctctttcttctccttggcTCTGTGCCACGTTTGTCCTGCTCACAGTGCAAGTCCTTCTTGCACGTGTTCTGGTCACAGCTAGAGAGGCTCTTCTGGTCCTGGTTATTGGCGGGAACACATGAAAGTACCCCCGAACCTCTTTTGTCAGAACACCTCTCAGAGTCTGTAGTATGGAGATTCTGACCTTCTTTGACATGAACTTTGTCATGAATGCTGCCATTTAAGTACTTGCATTGAGTGTTTACACTTTCAGGGGATGCTACTTCTATTTGAGAGCCAGGAGCCAGTTTGCCTGTGACAGCCTGTCCTGAGGTAGAAGTGATGCAGCTGGATGACACAGTGTGTGGAATGGCAGTAGGGCTTTTCAGCATGTCAGTCTGAGATGCTTTGgtttcttctttgctttgatTAACTGCATCCATTTTCTTGCTCAGAAGATTGTTCAGTAGTTTCTCCctcagttctttttcttttctctgcaaacCCAgtgctctctctttttcctcttccacacGTTTAAGCTCAGCCTCCTGGAGCCTTCGTCTCTCTTCTAGCTGCTGAAGACAAATCTTTTCTTCATTCTGTTCTTGCTCCAAAAGCTTTACTGTCTGAAAGACAATCAAAGGGAAGGTAAGAGTAAACAAAAAATACCTGCTCGTTTCCAAGTTACAGCAACACAAAGGCAGCAATatggcaagaaaataaaatctaacaAACAGAACCATCCCAAAATAAAATCGTGTTTCCTtcttaaaggggaaaaaaatcaaaactaatCAAGCAACAAAACCCACTAATACAAAACTGCTGTAAGGTGAAACACTACTGGTCCACAATTCTTGAGTAGAAGCTTTGTCTTCATGGCTCCTTAATATAATGAAAGTAACACCATGTGAAATCTGCAATATTGAAATACATTTGTCAGGGTCAGGCTTCagtcaaattaaaaatgttttaaattttattgagAAGAACTTCTCTTAGATGATTGGCATTTGTGGTTCATAGATGACTTTACAATGAGTCCATACAAACAGCAAGTAATTAAATGGACAAAAATTATGTAGAAACTGATTGTCATTTTGTCAACCACTTTAAAAATTCATGATACTGGAAAAAGTTCAATCTTTATTCTGACCTAAGTCAAGTGGCTTAGTACAGACCTCAGAATTCTCTAAATGAAAGAAACACACTCTCTGTTTCATCAGACAACCTTTCTATCCCACAGCTACCAAGTTAAAAAGTCTGCGAAAGGCATTTCTCCCTTCTTCTAGTACATAACTGATTTGTACATAGCACTGTGAGTTCAAAAACACTCCTGAAGTGCACTGGAATCAAGAAAAAACCTGCGCTTTTCCACACAGCTTTTCGtttctacagaaaatatttcacatacAGTACACCCTAATAAGGTTTTATCCAAGTCTTAAGCTTCAGTGtttcagtggaaaaacaaaaatactgttAGAGACAAGATCTAACATTTGAAACCTTTGCTGACAGTACTTTTCCTACAGAAGAAACATTCTGCACATTTCAAACACTGACTAATGAAAGTTCAATCTCTGAAACTGCAAAGAACAGAGAACAGAATCACTACAAGGCAGATGGGAAACAGCATCCAAACTGGAACTAGGGAAGGAGTCTTGCATCTTATCCTCTGTGGTTAGTTCACTTCATCATGCTCACACATTCTTTTTCTGGACTTAAGAAAACCCAACAATTAATTTACAGGTAAAAAATGCTATTCAGGACGATAGGTTCAAGTTCACTTTCCATTTACCTACAAGTGCATGTTTTACCAAGAGAGAAATACTGTTTCATTGAGCTTTTCTGAAATTTTGGTCTAAGGAATAGCAGCTGCAGAGGTAGTAAACCTGTTTAATGAACAGTGCTCCCCACCTCCTTTAAAGCCAGTAAAGGGCTTTGTTCTGCTGGGTTCTTCATTAGCTtgtgaaataaatattgaagTTACCTTTGCTCTGCTTAGCAGTTCTGCAATTAATCTAATGGACTGAAGATTCCTCTGGGCTAACAGGAGCTTCCTTTCTTCTAGCTTTATCTTTTCTTGAagttttctctgttcttcagCTTGAAGCTTTTCAAGTTGCTTTTTGTTCCGTTGAACTTCACGatctttctgtttctgctctctcttgcgcaacttctcttctctttttctctctctctcatattctTCAAGCTCTCTCTGCTTCCTAAAAagagacaaatatttttgccttttctagGCCAAGTACAATTTCAAACTCCTACTCcatgtaaaatacattttatactTCAAGTAAATTTGTTTCTAAA from Corvus hawaiiensis isolate bCorHaw1 chromosome 2, bCorHaw1.pri.cur, whole genome shotgun sequence includes these protein-coding regions:
- the AKAP17A gene encoding A-kinase anchor protein 17A, which encodes MAAATIVHDTSEAVELCAPCGLYLKPITKMTISVALPQLKQPGKSISNWEVMERLKGMVQTHQFSTLRISKSTMDFIRFEGEVENKSLVKSFLACLDGKTIKLSGFSDILKVRAAEYKIDFPTRHDWDSFFRDAKDMNETLPGERPDTIHLEGLPCKWFAAKETGSEKPSEEVLIKVFQKFGEIRNVDIPMLDPYREEMTGRNFHTFSFGGHLNFEAYVQYREYAGFIEAMNALRGMKLMYKGDDGKAVACNIKVSFDSTKHLSDASIKKRQLERQKLQELEKQREEQKRKEKEAEEKQKEEERKQRELEEYERERKREEKLRKREQKQKDREVQRNKKQLEKLQAEEQRKLQEKIKLEERKLLLAQRNLQSIRLIAELLSRAKTVKLLEQEQNEEKICLQQLEERRRLQEAELKRVEEEKERALGLQRKEKELREKLLNNLLSKKMDAVNQSKEETKASQTDMLKSPTAIPHTVSSSCITSTSGQAVTGKLAPGSQIEVASPESVNTQCKYLNGSIHDKVHVKEGQNLHTTDSERCSDKRGSGVLSCVPANNQDQKSLSSCDQNTCKKDLHCEQDKRGTEPRRRKSRSCSSINSDESKGRRESSRHRRDVSYQDEKHRKERRYYRRSSRSYSPRRSRSPRRRSASPRRSRYRRTRSRERRRDRRERSRSRRSASRRRRHRR